In Mytilus edulis chromosome 6, xbMytEdul2.2, whole genome shotgun sequence, the following proteins share a genomic window:
- the LOC139526697 gene encoding uncharacterized protein encodes MIKKCKKKTKQERLEGDTKALIGADLKEDTFVVTRVVSDGLLLLKQNGVLLITGHAGTGKSRTGRHVLHMFCTGNALYKGIKLNTLNEWEDMVSREDNIVVLFDDIFGETNCIYNREKDTPILDKVNAYVCKGNIKVIITIRDTVKRQCQELFDDHRLFKFDIIDLSSDKYKLTSNEKEMILTKYMKTVRKSEYIKRKGFVDCNGDLILKSAEVRIIIHENPVKGFPLVIYQFVHNDKYFYLGSKFFDSPTESILEEVRAIRCKGEDFRKFMIQYAVIVYTAINENCINPDNSSCVLEITEIIDAIYGATMKLKKFQIADAVMELKASYLINIPNQRSYKLHHPTLQESVIISFAQVDEENMNKIIPLISWSFFLKIVKPDSYKEKDGEVVLRIPTNSYKLLADRLAECYIAEYPHSFVSDLSNTEIFRQKYRLLLPCLLEALEKEDIKDIHKENMIRSGDTYRLDSYFKNKKRKECFLAHLLNVVANIGTLDSFDFILKAYNQIIKTSNNYITKVYMRFALITSLYAICSIKDEHVVRSVKTTLDIIEENKIPVLLDQGVILTCIPTITSMSYEKDSSKTCVFLIFCIWKAYELFNIPLLEFLLSKYNQTPFYSNLFLKMVYRNEWIQEVNDKRLFRKMPSLSCAPLKWLIERFDDQELDDLHFILQIACKYLMFDTVEYLVSRFETVDAFSCVLSFWKNSINEYGSSHLTQDPYNQKLLNFLFEKVDLTSTELFPVVTLFLQNFRVPDHMYDAFVPVCVNNTKILNLASRNGQFYFVHQIMENCNFPFKLDIQSVIISACMTTDRQWVGRLLWHDHRPTIEFEKLKIVKYIVRKFGFDQLDLKAACQQASDSRMFKIVEWFVQNIEITMLDVYSIMDSALKHSKQDILECILNKIEIASLDKRKILKSVTMHYNAKCSTMVSKIVRTMWNKSDTKEKLEIQEIVNIAYERKSFGLLMCICNTCNLYSSLDGNTLLMLACGNGSGRPPTFDINYYDNDEYDYGDDYFDELLSKRLYPEYGNINMVTWILKQFKIEHLDIKLAVLRLLSVGWYHWQHRYRKESLCNLVVSLLEKYSNTISTKEIQVLMNKSLEYNYYVLVNWILENKSNYSFDKQKILNKACANAEIKTVKMLRKYFFALDMNQAMINACTSAVSGYNVYHNDLKDFKDVQTYLSLLWNEIDQNSIDIGRLVSNVCQEEEKNNNVMAWILLNLPQEQIPINEVLISCCHQRGISHLEYIFHTFDNKQLDIRQAFLHACREVSPTSSMKETLEYDNIILLDFLFQKLLDHDDKAIDLSFVLNELTEKNKHNVILFFLEEGFCKNIDFKHLMNEACYHGHVKLVQWILANVDYEKLNIPDATCKVFNGIKHTGRRKKNNTFKTQCVVCLALIWHYTQDIDILKTATILEIITACRSDSDSESFDESDSDSSAPFEYFLLESNVFHGPSGTWLKYFKTINQRRKICQSDNLM; translated from the exons ATGATCAAGAAAT gtaaaaaaaaaacaaaacaagaaagacTTGAAG GAGATACAAAAGCACTTATTGGTGCAGATTTAAAAGAAGATACATTCGTGGTTACTAGGGTGGTTTCAGATGGATTATTACTGCTGAAACAAAATGGAGTCTTGTTGATAACAGGACATGCAGGTACTGGAAAAAGTCGGACCGGTCGCCATGTCCTACATATGTTTTGTACTGGCAATGCTTTATACAAAGGTATAAAGTTAAATACATTGAATGAATGGGAAGATATGGTCAGTAGAGAAGACAATATTGTGgttttatttgatgacatatTTGGTGAAACAAACTGTATTTATAACAGAGAGAAAGATACACCAATTCTGGACAAGGTTAATGCATATGTATGTAAAGGTAATATTAAAGTCATTATAACAATCCGAGATACTGTTAAACGGCAATGTCAAGAATTGTTTGACGATCATAGGTTATTCAAATTTGACATTATTGATTTAAGTTCCGACAAATATAAGCTTACCTCGAACGAGAAAGAAATGATTCTTACAAAATACATGAAAACAGTTCGTAAATCAGagtatataaaaagaaaaggaTTTGTAGACTGCAATGGTGATCTAATTCTAAAGTCTGCTGAAGTTCGAATTATAATTCATGAAAATCCAGTCAAAGGATTTCCTTTAGTAATTTATCAGTTCGTTCATAACGACAAATACTTTTATCTTGGAAGCAAATTTTTCGACAGTCCAACAGAATCCATTTTAGAAGAAGTAAGGGCAATAAGATGTAAAGGTGAGGATTTCAGGAAGTTTATGATACAGTATGCTGTTATTGTCTACACAGCAATAAATGAAAACTGTATTAACCCTGATAATAGCTCATGTGTTTTAGAGATTacagaaataattgatgcaatctACGGAGCAACAATGAAACTGAAAAAGTTCCAGATAGCGGATGCAGTTATGGAACTCAAAGCAAGTTATTTAATAAATATCCCAAACCAAAGATCTTACAAATTACACCATCCAACACTCCAGGAAAGTGTCATCATATCTTTTGCTCAGGTTGATgaagaaaatatgaataaaatcatACCTTTAATCAGCTGGTCATTTTTCCTGAAGATTGTAAAACCAGACTCGTATAAAGAAAAAGACGGAGAGGTAGTTTTGAGAATTCCAACTAACAGTTATAAACTATTGGCCGATAGATTAGCAGAGTGTTACATTGCAGAGTATCCACATTCTTTTGTCAGTGACTTAAGTAATACAGAAATATTCCGACAAAAATATCGTCTCCTATTACCTTGTTTATTAGAAGCTTTAGAAAAGGAAGATATcaaagatatacataaagaaaataTGATCAGGTCTGGTGATACATATAGGCTTGacagttattttaaaaacaagaagaGGAAAGAATGTTTTCTTGCTCACTTACTTAATGTTGTAGCCAACATAGGCACATTAGAttcatttgattttatattgaaagcatataatcaaataattaaaaccaGCAACAACTATATAACTAAAGTTTACATGAGATTTGCATTAATAACATCTTTATATGCGATTTGTTCCATTAAAGATGAACATGTTGTAAGAAGTGTTAAAACTACATTGGACataatagaagaaaacaaaataccTGTTTTACTTGATCAAGGTGTGATATTAACCTGCATACCAACAATAACTTCCATGTCTTATGAAAAAGATTCTAGTAAAacatgtgtttttcttatattttgtatatggaAAGCATATGAGCTATTCAATATACCTTTGTTGGAGTTCTTACTTTCAAAATACAATCAGACTCCATTTTatagtaatttatttttaaagatggtaTACAGGAATGAATGGATACAAGAGGTCAACGACAAAAGACTTTTTCGAAAAATGCCATCCTTATCTTGTGCTCCACTTAAGTGGCTGATAGAAAGATTTGATGACCAGGAATTAGATGATCTACATTTTATCTTACAGATTGCGTGCAAATATCTTATGTTTGATACAGTGGAGTACCTTGTATCTAGATTTGAAACAGTTGATGCTTTTTCCTGTGTTCTATCTTTTTGGAAAAATAGTATCAATGAATATGGCTCAAGTCATTTGACTCAAGACCCGTATAACCAAAAacttcttaattttctttttgaaaaagtTGACTTAACCTCAACAGAACTGTTTCCTGTTGTTACTTTATTTTTGCAGAATTTTCGTGTCCCTGATCATATGTATGATGCTTTCGTACCAGTTTGCGTAAATAATACCAAAATATTGAACTTGGCTTCCCGGAATGGACAGTTCTATTTTGTTCATCAAATAATGGAAAACTGCAATTTTCCATTTAAACTTGACATCCAGTCAGTTATAATTTCAGCATGTATGACAACAGACCGACAATGGGTTGGACGTCTTCTATGGCATGATCACAGACCAACTATTGAGTTTGAAAAGTTGAAAATAGTAAAATACATTGTTAGGAAATTTGGATTTGATCAGTTGGATTTAAAAGCTGCATGTCAACAGGCAAGTGATTCTAGAATGTTCAAAATTGTTGAATGGTTTgttcaaaatatagaaataacTATGTTGGATGTGTATAGTATTATGGATTCAGCTTTGAAGCAttcaaaacaagatattttaGAATGCATACTAAACAAGATTGAAATAGCAAGTTTAgataaaaggaaaattttaaaatctgTTACTATGCACTATAATGCTAAATGTTCTACTATGGTATCAAAAATAGTAAGAACTATGTGGAATAAATCAGATACAAAGGAAAAATTAGAAATACAGGAAATAGTAAATATTGCTTACGAAAGAAAAAGTTTTGGCTTATTAATGTGCATATGTAATACCTGCAATTTGTATTCATCTTTGGACGGAAATACATTGCTCATGTTAGCATGTGGAAATGGTAGTGGTCGTCCTCCAACGTTTGATATTAATTACTACGATAATGATGAATATGATTATGGTGACGATTATTTTGATGAGTTGTTATCCAAGAGGTTATATCCTGAATATGGAAACATAAACATGGTAACATGGATCCTTAAACAGTTTAAAATAGAACATTTGGATATTAAGTTAGCCGTCTTGAGGTTATTAAGTGTGGGTTGGTATCATTGGCAGCACAGGTACAGAAAAGAATCCTTGTGCAATTTAGTTGTTTCGCTacttgaaaaatattcaaatacaatTAGTACAAAAGAAATACAAGTATTAATGAACAAATCTCTAGAATATAACTACTATGTTCTTGTGAACTGGATTCtggaaaataaaagtaattactCATTTGATAAGCAAAAGATACTAAACAAAGCGTGTGCAAATGCTGAGATTAAAACCGTTAAGATGTTaagaaaatatttctttgcattgGACATGAATCAAGCAATGATTAATGCATGCACTTCAGCAGTTTCAGGATATAATGTGTATCACAATGACTTAAAAGATTTTAAGGATGTTCAAACTTATTTGAGTTTATTGTGGAACGAAATTGATCAAAATTCTATAGATATTGGTAGATTAGTGAGTAATGTATGTCAGgaggaagaaaaaaataacaatgtaatGGCATGGATTCTTCTTAATCTTCCTCAAGAACAAATTCCTATCAACGAAGTTTTAATAAGTTGTTGTCATCAGAGAGGAATTTCTCATTTGGAgtatatatttcatacatttgataACAAACAGCTTGACATCAGACAAGCCTTTCTTCACGCGTGTAGAGAAGTATCACCAACAAGTTCAATGAAAGAAACATTGGAATATGATAACATTATACTTCTAGACTTTTTGTTTCAAAAGCTACTTGACCATGATGACAAAGCAATTGATTTATCGTTTGTTTTAAACGAATTAACGGAGAAGAACAAACATAATGTAATACTGTTTTTTCTCGAGGAAGGATTTTGTAAGAACATCGACTTTAAGCATCTAATGAATGAGGCATGCTATCATGGACATGTTAAACTAGTTCAGTGGATTTTAGCAAATGTGGATTATGAAAAACTCAATATACCGGATGCGACGTGTAAGGTGTTTAATGGTATAAAGCATACTGGGCGTAGAAAGaaaaacaatacatttaaaaCACAATGCGTCGTATGTTTAGCTTTAATATGGCACTATACACAGGATATAGACATACTTAAAACAGCCACTATATTAGAAATCATTACAGCATGTAGGTCTGATTCAGATTCAGAGTCATTTGACGAATCAGATTCAGATTCATCTGCtccatttgaatattttttattagaatCAAATGTATTCCATGGCCCGTCGGGGACCTGGTTAAAATATTTTAAGACCATTAATCAGAGGAGGAAGATTTGTCAGTCGGATAATTTAATGTAA
- the LOC139526698 gene encoding transport and Golgi organization protein 1 homolog, with product MSLTVEESNFLKFYFLNLKIATKAVRVYFDYVHPAAGLATELANSKAKLTGLRFITQLQQQILYPSNASNVLSDNFDTTLIVCLLRNVIPRESVPVTGWDKLPLPGDTSTGADLARVKWYRNQSVHSKDGILSPTDIIQYWGDLEGAIGRLGGSNLLIEAQSTKHIILDKSLTDILTKIRLNEHYIEENREMIDKLQVVVENQQTIKEQQEDRIQQLIDSLQKEGIQTQKHAAELSAHKESIYKCADEIAECKKEIEKINSSIESKHNEATDTQNQVVNLTHLLVRQECKYNKKLTEIERQFVKQDEQLSKHDEKLAKHDEQIATSAKDIEDMKKKQHDSGDIPGKIG from the exons ATGAGTCTAACAGTAGAAGAGTCAAACTTCCTCAAATTTTACTTCCTGAATCTTAAGATTGCAACAAAGGCTGTCAGGGTATATTTTGATTATGTTCATCCAGCAGCTGGACTTGCCACTGAACTTGCTAATAGTAAAGCAAAGTTGACAGGACTTAGATTTATAACACAATTGCAGCAGCAGATATTATACCCAAGTAATG caaGTAATGTTTTATCAGATAACTTTGATACAACATTGATAGTATGCCTTCTACGGAACGTGATACCACGCGAGTCGGTCCCTGTTACCGGCTGGGATAAATTACCACTACCAGGAGATACCAGTACAGGTGCAGACCTTGCCAGAGTTAAATGGTACAGAAACCAGTCAGTCCATAGTAAAGATGGAATATTGTCGCCTACAGATATTATTCAATACTGGGGAGATTTGGAGGGT gCTATAGGACGTCTCGGTGGAAGTAACCTGCTTATAGAAGCCCAGTctacaaaacatattattttagaCAAGTCCCTAACAGACATTTTAACCAAAATAAGACTTAATGaacattatattgaagaaaacagAGAAATGATTGACAAACTTCAGGTTGTGGTTGAGAATCAACAGACCATTAAAGAGCAACAGGAAGACAGAATTCAGCAGCTCATTGATTCCCTTCAGAAAGAAGGAATACAGACACAGAAACATGCTGCAGAACTTTCTGCTCACAAAGAATCAATATATAAATGTGCAGATGAGATTGCAGAATGTAAGAAAGAAATAGAGAAAATAAATAGTTCAATTGAAAGTAAACATAATGAAGCAACGGACACACAGAATCAGGTTGTTAATTTAACACATCTGTTAGTAAGACAAGAatgcaaatataacaaaaaacttACCGAAATTGAACGACAGTTTGTCAAACAGGATGAACAATTGTCAAAACATGATGAAAAGCTGGCAAAGCATGATGAACAGATTGCAACATCTGCGAAAGACATTGAAGATATGAAGAAGAAACAGCATGATAGTGGTGACATACCAGGTAAGATAGGTTAA